From the genome of Streptomyces sp. V2I9:
GGTGGCGCTGACCAGGGGCGACGGATCCACCATCGACCCGCGGACCCTGACGACGCTGGCTTCGGCGGCGACCGGGCGGGAGCGGCTGAGGTTCGCGTACCGCAGCGGCGACGGCACCCGGACGAAGCGCCAGGTCGAGCCGTACCGGCTGGTGAGCGCCGGGCAGCGCTGGTACCTGGTGGCGTACGACCTCGGGCGGGAGGACTGGCGTACGTTCCGGGTGGACCGGGTCGGCGAGCCGTACGCGACGGGGGCGCGGTTCACACCGAGGCCGCTGCCCGTCGACGACGCGCCGGGACCTGCGGGAAGCGGTGGGGACGGGACGCGGTCAGACGGCGCGCGGCCGGACGGGGCGGGGGGCGGGGGCGATGACGCGGCGACGTTCCTGACCCGCTCGATGCGGCGGATGCAGCCGGAGCTGCGGCTCGACGTGTGGTTCGGCGCACCGGCGGAGTTCGTGGCGGCGCGGCTGCCCGCGCACCTCGGCACGCCGGAACCGGACGGGGAAGGCGGCTGCCGGCTGCGATCCTCGTGCACCGATTCGCTGGAGTGGGTGGCGCTGCGGCTGGCACTGGTGGACTGCGAGTTCTCCGCGCAGGGGCCTCCGCACCTGGTGGAGTACCTCGAGAACCTGGGCTCCCGGCTGACCCGCGCGTCCCGACCCCGATGACCCCGCGCACCCCGGCCCGGGAAACATGCCTGGAGCAGGTGCGGCACCCGCGCCGGGGGGCGGGCCCGGAACAGGGGTGAGCCCCGACGCCGGGGGGGGTGGGCGCCGGGGCTCAGCTCGGGGACCGGAAAACCGGTCGGTCGACCGGAAGGACCCGGTCGGTCGGCCGGTGCGAACCGGCTTGATGGGGAGATTACGGGGTTATGGGCTCAGGCCACAGCGTCAAAGCCCGTGTCGTGCGCCATTCGCTTCAATTCGAGCAGCGCGTGCTTCTCGATCTGGCGGATCCGCTCCCGCGTGAGGCCGTGCTGCTTGCCCACTTCGGTCAGGGTCCGCTCGCGCCCGTCCTCGATGCCGTACCGCATCTTGATGATGGAGGCGGTCCTGTTGTCGAGCTTGCCGATCAGGTCCTCCAGCTCCTCGCTGCGGAGCAGGGTCATCACCGACTGCTCGGGCGAGACGGCGGAGGTGTCCTCCAGCAGGTCGCCGAACTGGGTGTCGCCGTCGTCGTCCACGGACATGTTGAGGCTGACCGGGTCGCGGGCCCAGTCCAGCACGTTCCCGACGCGCTCGGCGTTGGAGTCGAGCTCGGCGGCGATCTCCGCGTGCTCCGGGTCGCGCCCGTGCTCACGGTTGAACTCGCGCTGGACCCGGCGGATCCGGCCGAGCTCCTCCACCAGGTGGACGGGGAGCCGGATCGTGCGGGACTGGTCGGCGATGGACCGGGTGATGGCCTGCCGGATCCACCAGGTCGCGTACGTGGAGAACTTGAAGCCCTTGGCGTAGTCGAACTTCTCGACCGCGCGCACCAGGCCGGCGTTGCCCTCCTGGATCAGGTCGAGCAGAGGGAGCCCCGCGCGCGGGTAGCGGCGGGCCACGGCGACGACGAGCCGGAGGTTGGAACGGATGAATATGTCCTTGGCGCGCTCGCCCTCGGCGACCAGCGCCTCCAGCTCCTCACGCTTCGCACCCCCGGCGGCGCTCTCCACCTCGCCGTCGAGGATCTGCTGGGCGTAGACACCGGCCTCGATGGTCTGGGAGAGGTCGACTTCCTTCGCGGCGTCGAGCAACGGGGTGCGGGCGATCTCGTCCAGGTACATGCCGACCAGGTCGCGATCGGCGATCTCCCCGCCCACGGCGCGAACACTGCTTGCCCGGTCGGTCCCACCGGAGGCGGTGGACGTACGACGGGCGACGGCACGGGCTGCCATGCGTGCTCCCTTGCTGAGTAGGTCGCGACACCCTTCCGGGTGCCCTGCATCCGATGGAAACAACGACTGGAATCCGGACAGAATTCCCATGCCGCACATTCATTTTCGCGATCATGCAGTACCCTGTCCGGCGCCGACCGTTGGACGCCGCCTCCAGGTACCCCCGGAAGCGCAGGTCAGAGCCGGCATCGAGGCCGATCCGACCCCTTTCCGGCTCCTCGGCCGGATACCCGCGATCGACGCGTCCATGAGACCGAGCTCACCTACGTGCCCGCCCCGCACCCGCTCGCCCTCCCCCGGACGGCCCCCGCCGAGCCGCGGACCGGCTGCCGCGCCCGGCCGCCCGGCGTCCGGTAGGGCCGGTCTCCGGTGAGGCCGAAATCCGGTGGGCGGTGTCCGGTGAGGCCGGGGCCCCGACGGGCTGTGCCCGACGAGCCGAACCCCCCTTTCCGTCTCGAAAGACGGCCGGGGCGGCGTTCGGGTTGCTCACGGCGTCCGCGACGTGCGGCCCCGGTGCCCGCGACGTACGCTCCCGGCGCCCGCGACGCCCCGGCCCGGGACTCCGGACCGGGAGACGCCGGGACCGCAACCCGATCCGCGCCGCCCCCGCCGCCGGTCGTCGCGGGGGCCACGCAGCGGTGATCAGCCGAACTGCACCGAGCGCTTGGCCAGCCCCATCCAGAAGCCGTCGATGACGCTCCGCCCCCGGTCCAGCTCGCCCTCCGCCGCGCCCAGCGTCACGAACAGCGGTGCGAAGTGCTCGGTGCGCGGATGGGCGAGCCTGCCGGCCGGGGACGTGTGCTCGAAGTCGATCAGTGCGTCGACGTCCCGGGCCCTCAGCGCACGGTCGCCCCAGTCGTCGAACTCCGCCGACCAGGCGGGAACGCCACCGCCCTGGTGCCGCAGGGCGGCCAGGTTGTGGGTGAAGAAGCCGCTGCCGACGATGAGCACGCCCTCGTCGCGCAGCGGGGCGAGCTTGCGCCCGATGTCCATCAGCTTCTGCGGGTCGAGGGTCGGCAGGGAGATCTGGAGTACGGGGATGCCGGCGTCCGGGAACATCTCGACCAGCGGGACGTACGCCCCGTGGTCGAGCCCCCGGTCCGGGATGTCCTGGACCGGGGTTCCGGCCCCGCGCAGCAGTTTGCGCACGCTGTCGGCGAGCCGCGGAGCGCCGGGGGCTCCGTACCGCACCCGGTAGTAGTGCTCGGGGAAGCCCCAGAAGTCGTACACGAGCGGCACGGTCTCGGTGGCGCCGAGGGCGAGCGGGGCCTCCTCCCAGTGGGCGGAGACCATCAGGATCGCGCGCGGGCGCGGCAGCTCCGCGGACCAGGCGGCGAGCTGGCCGGGCCAGACCGGGTCGTCGGCCAGCGGCGGCGCGCCGTGCGAGAGGTAGAGGGCGGGCATGCGCTCCGCGGTGGCTGTCATGACACTCCCATCCACGGGACACGGGGCCGGCCGCGCGGCCCCACGGGGGCGCCGGGAGATCCGGATCCGGTCACGAGTTCGTCAGAGCAGGAGTTCCCCGAGGTCATCCGGGGGATCGTTGTTCAGGGGTCCTGCGGAAACCTTGCGGGAGTTCCTTCGGATCCTCTACGGGGCTCTCCCGGGGCAGGCTTCTTGAAACTTCAAGTTCCTCTCCGGAGACCTTAGCCCTATCTAGTTAAACTTTCAAGAAAAGGTCGTACAGTGGAGTACATGACCACGGCATCCACCGGCGCGCCACGCTGGCTCACCGACGAGGAGCAGCACACCTGGCGCGCCTACCTGCATGCCACCACGCTGCTGGAGGACCATCTCGACCGCCAGTTGCAACGTGACGCCGGGATGCCGCACACCTACTACGGGCTGCTCGTCCAGCTCTCGCAGGCCCCGCGCCGCAGGATGCGGATGACGGAGCTGGCCCGTAACGCGAAGATCACCCGGTCCCGGCTCTCCCATGCCATCGCCCGGCTGGAGAAGAACGGCTGGGTACGCCGCGAGGACTGCCCTTCCGACAAGCGCGGCCAGAACGCGGTGCTCACCGACGACGGCTACGCGATGCTCCGCCGCTCGGCGCCGGGCCACGTCGAGGCCGTACGGCAGGCGATGTTCGACCGGCTCACGCCCGAGCAGGTGAGCAGCCTCGGCGAGATCATGCGGGTGCTCGCGTCCGGCCTGGAGCCGGAGGGCGCGGACGCGGATCTGCCCTGGCTCCGTTGAGCGGGGCTCGCTGAGCGGAACCAGGGCAGACCGGGGCAGGGCAGGGCGGTCGTCAGTGGGCGACGACCGGAATCCTGAACTCCTCCTCGGCCCCCGCGTCGGACGCACCGTCCGCCGCGCCCGGCCCCGCACCGGGACGGCCGGTGTTGATCAGGGCGAAGGCGATGGCGGCGGCGGCGACGAGGATGCCGACCGCCCACCAGATCGCCGCGGCGAAACCGCTGACCATGGCCTGGAGCTCCAGGAGCTTCGGGTCCGTGGCGCGGGCCGCGTGGTCGGCGACGTACGCGGTGGTGGCGCTCGCGGCGATGGTGTTCAGGAGGGCCGTGCCGATCGCGCCGCCGACCTGCTGTGAGGTGTTGACCATCGCGGAGGCCACCCCCGCGTCACGCGGCTCGATGCCGTGCGTGGCCAGGGACATCGCCGGCATGAACGCCGTACCCATACCGAGGCCGAGCAGCAGCATGCCGGGCAGGATGACGGCCGCGTAGCTGGTGTTCAGGTCGAGCTGGGTCAGGAGCAGCATGCCGATCGCGGCGACCAGGAAGCCCGGCCCCATCAGCAGGCGCGGCGGGACACGGGTCATCAGCCGGGTCCCGATCTGGGTGGAGCCGGTGATCATGCCCGCGATCATCGGGAGGAACGCGAAGCCGGTCTTGACCGGGGAGTAGCCCTTGACGACCTGGAGGTAGTAGGTCAGGAAGAGGAACAGTCCGAACATCGCGATGATGGCGAGACCCAGCGAGAGGTAGACCCCGCCGCGGTTGCGCTCGGTGAGGACGCGCAGCGGCAGCAGCGGCGACTTCACGCGCGCCTCGGTCACCACGAAGGCCAGCAGCAGCACGACGGCGGCGACGAACATGGCGATCGTCAGCCCGTCCGACCAGCCGGACGACTCGGCGCGGGTGAAGCCGTACACCAGGGCGACCAGGCCGAGCGTGGAGAGGACGACGCCGGGAATGTCCAGCGGTGCGCGGTTGCGGGCGCCGGAGGGCTCGCGGATGACGAAGTACGCTCCCGCGGCGGCGACGACGGCGAACGGGATGTTGACGAAGAACGTCCAGCGCCAGTTCAGGTACTCGGTGAGGAAGCCCCCGAGGATCAGCCCGACCGCGCCACCGCCACCGGCGATGGCCCCGTAGATGCCGAAGGCCTTGGCCCGCTCCTTGGCGTCGGTGAACATGACGGCGAGCAGGGAGAGGGCGGCCGGGGCGAGCAGGGCGCCGAAGACACCCTGGAGGGCGCGCGAGCCGAACATCATCGCCTCGTTCTGGGCCGCCCCGCCGAGCGCGGAGGCCAGCGCGAAGCCGATCAGGCCGACGACGAAGGTGCGCTTGCGGCCCCACAGGTCGGCGATCCGGCCGCCGAAGAGGAGGAGACCGCCGAAGGCGAGCGCATAGGCGGTGATGACCCACTGCTTGTTGCCGTCGGATATGCCGAGGTCGGTCTGGGCGGAGGGCAGCGCGATGTTCACGATGGTCGCGTCGAGGACGACCATCAGCTGGGCGAGCGCGATGAAGGCCAGGGCTTTCCAGCGGCTCGGATCGGGAAGAGCGGCATCGGCGATGCGCGACGTACCGGCAGTTTTTGACATGGGAGTAGCCACCTAGGGGCGTGCGAGGGCGCCGAGGGCACCGCGGAGGTCGGCGTCGGCGGTACGCGCTGGGGCGTACCCGCGACGGTTGCGTGGGCCGCCCGTACGTGACAGGGGCGTACGGGGCGGTGTCGAGGTGTTCGAGTGAGAGGAAGGAGAGGAGGGCCGGTGCTCGGGAGTGGGAAGAAGCCGAGGAGCGGCGGCGGGCCGGAAGGTTTCAGGTCGGCGCGGACGTCAGGAGCGCCGCAGGTCCTCCAAGGTCGCCGCCGAGCCGGGCAGTTCGGAGCGGGCCGGGGCCTCCAGCCCGTCCAGGAACAGCTGCAGATGACGGTGGGTGAACCGGTCGATGCCCTGGCAGGCGATGCCGGGGAGCGGTCGGGTGAGCTGGGAGAGGGCGACGAGTACGTCACCGACGGCGATGTCGGTACGCAGCCGCCCCGCGGACATGGCGCGCGCGACGAGCCCTTCGACGGCCTCTTCGAGGCGTCGGCGCTCGGTGAGCAGGTCGGGATGGTCCTTGTCGAAGACGCCGGAGATCATCGGGCACAGGGCGCCGACCCGTTCGTCGGCGGCCGCGTGGACGAAGCGGCTGAGCGCGGCGAACGGGTCGGACTCCGCGGCCACGGCCTCTTCGGCCCGGAGGGTGGTGCGGGAGGTGACGGCGAGGACGACCTCGTGGATGAGGGCGGCTCGGTCGGGGAAGTTGCGGTAGAGCGTGGCGTTGCCCACGCCCGCGCGGCGGGCGACGTCGTCCAGCGCCACGTCGGGGCCGAACTCGACGAACAGCTCGCGCGCGGCGGCGATGATCCGCTCACGGTTGCGCAGCGCGTCGGCCCGCGGGCGGGGTGTGCGGCACGGTGCGGTGGAGGCGGCACCCTTGTCGCTCTTGGTGCCGCCCGTGGCCTTGGCGCTGACGGCGCTCTTGGCGCTGACGGTGGCCTTGGCATCCCTGGTGCCCCTGATGCCCTTGGTGCTTACGGCACTCCTGGCGGCGGCCCCAGCGGCGACCTCCGTGACGATTCCGTCCTTCACGACGCTCCCGGACTCCATGACGACCTTCCCCCTTCCCTGTGCAGCGGGTTCCCCGTGCGGCGGGTCTCCCTGAACGGCCGACCGACCCCCGGCTCGTAACCGGGGACCACTCCCCCGCTTCAGCGGGGACATCTGTGCAAACGGGGAGAGGATCCCCGCTTATTTC
Proteins encoded in this window:
- a CDS encoding YafY family protein — protein: MTDTPARLLKLLSLLQTPREWPGGELAERLDVSPRTIRRDIDRLRDLGYPVEASRGSVGGYRLVAGAAMPPLLLDDEEAVAIAVGLRAGAGHAIEGVDEASVRALAKLEQVLPSRLRHRVSALQNATVALTRGDGSTIDPRTLTTLASAATGRERLRFAYRSGDGTRTKRQVEPYRLVSAGQRWYLVAYDLGREDWRTFRVDRVGEPYATGARFTPRPLPVDDAPGPAGSGGDGTRSDGARPDGAGGGGDDAATFLTRSMRRMQPELRLDVWFGAPAEFVAARLPAHLGTPEPDGEGGCRLRSSCTDSLEWVALRLALVDCEFSAQGPPHLVEYLENLGSRLTRASRPR
- a CDS encoding RNA polymerase sigma factor RpoD/SigA, producing MAARAVARRTSTASGGTDRASSVRAVGGEIADRDLVGMYLDEIARTPLLDAAKEVDLSQTIEAGVYAQQILDGEVESAAGGAKREELEALVAEGERAKDIFIRSNLRLVVAVARRYPRAGLPLLDLIQEGNAGLVRAVEKFDYAKGFKFSTYATWWIRQAITRSIADQSRTIRLPVHLVEELGRIRRVQREFNREHGRDPEHAEIAAELDSNAERVGNVLDWARDPVSLNMSVDDDGDTQFGDLLEDTSAVSPEQSVMTLLRSEELEDLIGKLDNRTASIIKMRYGIEDGRERTLTEVGKQHGLTRERIRQIEKHALLELKRMAHDTGFDAVA
- a CDS encoding MFS transporter; amino-acid sequence: MSKTAGTSRIADAALPDPSRWKALAFIALAQLMVVLDATIVNIALPSAQTDLGISDGNKQWVITAYALAFGGLLLFGGRIADLWGRKRTFVVGLIGFALASALGGAAQNEAMMFGSRALQGVFGALLAPAALSLLAVMFTDAKERAKAFGIYGAIAGGGGAVGLILGGFLTEYLNWRWTFFVNIPFAVVAAAGAYFVIREPSGARNRAPLDIPGVVLSTLGLVALVYGFTRAESSGWSDGLTIAMFVAAVVLLLAFVVTEARVKSPLLPLRVLTERNRGGVYLSLGLAIIAMFGLFLFLTYYLQVVKGYSPVKTGFAFLPMIAGMITGSTQIGTRLMTRVPPRLLMGPGFLVAAIGMLLLTQLDLNTSYAAVILPGMLLLGLGMGTAFMPAMSLATHGIEPRDAGVASAMVNTSQQVGGAIGTALLNTIAASATTAYVADHAARATDPKLLELQAMVSGFAAAIWWAVGILVAAAAIAFALINTGRPGAGPGAADGASDAGAEEEFRIPVVAH
- a CDS encoding TetR/AcrR family transcriptional regulator — translated: MRNRERIIAAARELFVEFGPDVALDDVARRAGVGNATLYRNFPDRAALIHEVVLAVTSRTTLRAEEAVAAESDPFAALSRFVHAAADERVGALCPMISGVFDKDHPDLLTERRRLEEAVEGLVARAMSAGRLRTDIAVGDVLVALSQLTRPLPGIACQGIDRFTHRHLQLFLDGLEAPARSELPGSAATLEDLRRS
- a CDS encoding dioxygenase; this encodes MTATAERMPALYLSHGAPPLADDPVWPGQLAAWSAELPRPRAILMVSAHWEEAPLALGATETVPLVYDFWGFPEHYYRVRYGAPGAPRLADSVRKLLRGAGTPVQDIPDRGLDHGAYVPLVEMFPDAGIPVLQISLPTLDPQKLMDIGRKLAPLRDEGVLIVGSGFFTHNLAALRHQGGGVPAWSAEFDDWGDRALRARDVDALIDFEHTSPAGRLAHPRTEHFAPLFVTLGAAEGELDRGRSVIDGFWMGLAKRSVQFG
- a CDS encoding MarR family winged helix-turn-helix transcriptional regulator; the protein is MEYMTTASTGAPRWLTDEEQHTWRAYLHATTLLEDHLDRQLQRDAGMPHTYYGLLVQLSQAPRRRMRMTELARNAKITRSRLSHAIARLEKNGWVRREDCPSDKRGQNAVLTDDGYAMLRRSAPGHVEAVRQAMFDRLTPEQVSSLGEIMRVLASGLEPEGADADLPWLR